Sequence from the Gemmobacter sp. 24YEA27 genome:
GCGAGGCCGGTCCGGGCATCCCTGTTTCGCGCGTCATCGGCGGCCGGTTCGACGGGCGTTTGCTGGTCTCGAAATCCGGCGGTTTCGGCGGCGCCGATCTGCTGACAGGCTTTCTCAGGCGCTGACGGGGATTTCGCGGAAGGCGGGCAGCCAGCACAGCGTCTCAGCAGTCGTCCTGCCGGGCCGGTATTCCGCCCCGATGGGTGCCGTCCAGCCAAGCGCGCCGATCCGCGCGAGCACCGCGCGATAATCCAGCTCGCCATGATCAGGTGCGCCCCGGTCAGGGACCGAGGCGATCTGGACATGACCAATCAGCGGCAGCAGGCGCTCGAACCGCCGGCAGATATCACCGCCGCAGATCTGCAGGTGATAGCAGTCGAACATCAGTTTCAGCGGCGGATGGCCGAGGCCTTCAATGATAGACGCTGCCTGTTCGGCGCTGTTGAGGAAATACCCCGGCGCATCATAGGGGTTCAGCGGCTCGATCAGAATGGTACGACCGCCTGCCCGCGCGCAGGCAAAGGCAAGATTGGCGCGGAACGCAGCATCGGCCTCCGGCCCGGAAGCGATCCCGGCCATCACATGTACCGCCCCGGCGCCAATCGCATCGGCATAGGCGAGCGCTTCGAGGATCGCATCCGCGCGCTCTGCCTCGCGCCCGGGAAGCGCCGCCAGCCCGTTCTCACCCGACGCCCCGCGCCGCGTGTTGAGGCCGAGCATCGGCAGCCCGGTCTCCTCCAGCGCCGCCTTCACCTGGGCCGACGGTGTCTCATAAGGCCAGTGGCATTCGACCGCGTCGAAGCCGGCCTGTGCGGCGGCGCGGATCGCCTCGGGGAGTGGCAGATCGGCCCAGAGAAACCCGAGATTGGCAGAAAAGCGCATCCCGATCAGCCCCCGCTGCCGGGCAGCGTGATTCCGGCCCGCGCGGCGAGCACCTTCGCCACTGCCGCATCATCCTCACGCCCGAGCCCGGCACCTGCGGCTTCACGGAACAGGGCAAGTGCGCTGTCGGAAAGCGGCACGCTGGCCCCAAGCCCAAAGCCGCGCCGGTCACGATGCCGAGATCCTTGACGAAAATATCCACCGCCGAATGCGGCGTATAATCGCCATCGGCGATATGCGGCGCGCGGTTGCCAAACATCCAGCTCATCCCGGCGCAATCGCCGATCACCCCGATCACCTCATGCAGATCGAGGCCGGCGGCGCGCGCCAGCACCATCGCCTCGGCCGCAGCCGCAATATGCACCCCAGCCAGCAACTGGTTGATCATCTTCATCTTTGACGCGGCCCCTGGTGCCGCGCCCAGCCGGAAGACCCTGCCCGCAATCGCGTCAAGCGCCGGGCCGGCCTTGAGGAACGCCGCTTCGGGGCCAGAAGCCATCACGCTCATCTCGCCCGCCAGCGCCTTCGCGGAACCACCTGAAACCGGGGCGTCCAGCGGCAGCATCCCGGCCTCGCGCAACCGGCGCGCCTGATCTTCGGCCCGCGCCGGGTCCTGCGTCACCGAGACCGCGAAGACGGTACCAGACTGTGCCGCCGCGACCGCCTGGCCGGTGCCGAACAGCACGTCTTCGGCCTGATCGGCATTGACGACGAAAAGGAAGACCACCTCCGCCGCCGCGACTGCCGCAACAGCGGTCTCATGGGCGCAACCGCCCTGCGCGGCGAAATCCGCCCGCGCCTCGGGGCGGATATCAAAGGCATGGGTTTCCAGCCCGGCGCGCAAGAGCGACAAAGCCGCGCCACGCCCCATAGAGCCAAGACCGATCACGGCCACAGCACCCGTCCGGGTCATCATCTTCTCCGTTAAAAGGCCCGGCCTCAGCCGAGCGGTCTGCCGCCATCCACGGCGATCACCGCGCCGGTCGAATAGGTCAGAAGCCCCGCCGCCGCGACCACTGCATCGGCGATATGCTCCGGCTGCGCCAGAGCGCCAAGCGGCGTGCGCGCGGCCTGCTCGTCGCGCCAGTCCTGGCTCAGTGATTTGACGAAATCGGTATCGACCAGCCCCGGCGCCACCGAAAGCACCCGGATCTTCGGCGACAACGCCCGCGCGAGCGACAGCGTCATATTGTCGACCGCCGCCTTTGACGCGCAATAGACGATGTTCGATCCCATCCCCGTCCGGGCCGCGATCGAGGAGATGTTGACGATCACTGCCTTGCCGCCCGCGCCCCGGTCGGACGCATCCAGCATCGGTCGCATGGCGCGGGTGGTGGCGACCACACCGCGCACATTCACCGCAAGGATATCGTCGATGATCTGATCCTCCAGCGCGTCAAGATCGTCATGCGGCACGAAACGCGTGATGCCGGCGCAGTTCACCAGAATATCCAGCCCGCCAAACGCCGCGCGGATCTCTGCCGCCGCCTCTGCCAGCGCGGCGCTGTCGGTGACCGGTGCGCGCAAAGGCAGATGCCCCTCGCCCGGCATCAAAGCCGCCAGCGCCTCCGCCCCGGCTGCGGCACTGTTATAGCCAAGTGCCACCCGCGCGCCCGAGGCTGCGAGTCCGATGGTGATGGCGCGCCCGAGCCCGCCGGTCGCGCCGGTGACGAAGGCGCGTTTGCCTGTAAGGTCGATCTTCATTTCGCGCCTTCCCGCGCCCTGAAAGCGGCGAGCCGCGTCAGGCGCCCGTCGCGCCAGGCCCTGCGGGCCGCAAGCTCGCCCTCCGGCAGCGCCGCACGGCGCTCGGCGGAGATGCGGGCGATAAGGTCAGCGGACCAGGGCTGCGGGTCGCGACGGGACTCAGCGATGGAATGATAGAGCGGCCCGAGCCGCGCTGCGTAATCGACCACCCCGCCCGGCGCGTTGAGGTCGATGGTCTCGAACGGCCCCATGAAAGACCAGCGCAGGCCGAGCCCATGTGCCACAGTCGCATCAATATCCGCCGCCGTCGCATAGCCCGCGTCATAAAGCGCCCAGGCCTCGTTCAGCAGCGCGCCTTGCAGGCGGTTCAACACAAAGCCCTCAATCTCGCGCGTCAGCGAGACGGGGACCTGACCCACCGCCTCCATCAGCGCGCGGGTCGAGGTGACGGCATCCACGTCGGTCCAGGGCGCCGGCACCAGCTCCACCACCGGCACCAGATGCGGCGGGTTGACCGGATGCGAGATCAGGAAGCGATTGCGGTTCGCACAGTCTTCGGTGAAAGCCGAGGCCGGGATCCCCGATGAGGACGAGCCAACCACCGCGCCTGCCTTCAGCAGCGGGCCAATCTGACGGCAGACCTCTGTCTTCACATCCACCCGCTCAAAGACAGATTCCTGGATATAATCGGCGGGGCTGACGGCTTGCGACAGGCTTTCCACCACGCTGATCTTCGCCAGCGCGGCGCCTGCATCATCGGCCAGCCCAACCTCAGCCAGGTCGTTCAGCGCGGTCTGCGCCCAGGGGATCACCTTCGCACGGACCTCGGGCGACGGATCAAACACCAGCACCTGATGCCCGGCGCGGGCGAAGACCACCGCCCAGCCGGAGCCGACCAGCCCGGCCCCGACAATCCCTATTACAGCTTTTCCTGACATCATGCGACTTTCGAGGCCTCACCATCGGCGAGGCAGATTTCCGAGATGCGCAGCCCGTCTTTGGTGATTCGCGAGGGGAAGGTGTCGCGCAGCCGCTCCTCATGGACCGGGATCACACGATGAGCGTCATAGCCGGCCTGCTTCATCATCTCTTCCGTCGCCAGCACCAGATTGGTCTGACTGCCGACGGCGAGGCCGACCGGCACATAGATCTCGCCAGCATCGACAGCAGCCCCCGGGCCTTTCACGTTTTCAAAGACATAGACCAGATCGCCGGTCAGCACCCAGGGGTCTGCCGTCTGTGTCTGACCGTCATTCCGGACCGTGACCCACATCGAGCCATAGGTGTGGCTGTCTTCGGCCAGATGCAGATCGATCCCCGGCAGAACATTCTCGACGGCGCCATTGACAGTGATCAGCCGGCGGTCGCGTGCCAGCTCCACCCCGCGCACGATATCGCCGGGATCGACCGCGACCATCATCCAGCGCATCCGCTCGGGCAGCGACATCGCCCAGACCCATTTCGCGATCTCGCGCTCCTGGATGTAGAATTTGGCGTTGGGAAAGTCTTCGACATTGCCGAAATGGTCGAAATGCGCATGGGTGATGAAGACGGTATCGACATCTTCCGGCGTCAGCCCGATCCCGGCCAGAACCTCACGCGGGCTGCGCCAGTTTCTCGACCTTGAAGCGGTCGCCCAGCGTTTTGCCGTAAGCCTTGTCATTATAGCCGACATCGACCATGGCGACGTGATCCTTGCCCTTGATCACGACATAGCAATAGGGAAGCTTCACATAGCCCTGGTTATGGGCGCCATAGAGTACGCCGCTCTTGTGATAGTCTTTCACGAACGAATATTCACAAACCCAGATCGAATAGTCGGACATCATTTCCTCCCAGAACTGTCCCGGATCAATGCCCGCCGCAGGCGCAGCAGGCATGGCTGAAATCAATCATCTGCAGTCCGGCGCGCGTCTCGGCGCAGGTTTCCAACACGGCATATGCGCGGCGGATCTGCGCATTGAGCGCGTCGAAAGTGGCGTCTCCCCCCGGCGCATCCGCCCGCCAGGCGACCAGCCCGTCAAGGATCGCGCGGCAAAGTCCGGCGCTTTCGGCAAGCCGGTCGCGATGGGGGCCAAGTGGACCGGGGGCAACAAGCGCGGCGAGCTGCGCGGCAATCTCCGCCTCGCGCTCGCGGCAGGCTTTCACCTCGGGCAGACCGGCGTGATCGGGGCGCGAAGTGAGCCGCGCGAGGATCAGAAGTCCGGCCAGCTGCCCGACCAGCCGACGCAGATCGTTGAAAACGGCGCGGGCCGCGATGCCGTAGCGCCCGGCAGCGTCGGAGGCGAGCGCCCGCGCGATTTCGCCCTCGTCAGGCAGGCTCTCAGCGGGTGGCGGCTGCATCGGGGCGGTGCAATCGGGGCGGTGCAGCACCGCGAGCCGCTCAAACAGCGCGGCACCCTGCGGGCGGGAGATGGGATGGCCGCTCATTCTTGTCTCCCCGCGGTGGTGCCACGTTCGATCAGCGGTTTCGGGGCGATACGGTGCAATTCGACCGGCGTCCCCGGATCAGCTGCCAGCCGCGCCGCCAGATCGACGGTGACCGCCAGCATCTGGTCAATCGGCTGCGGGATCGTTGTCAGAGAATGCGATGGCCACGAGGCCATGGCGATATCATCGAAACCGACCACTGAAATATCAAGCGGGGCCCCGATCCCCAGCCGCGCCCGCACGCCTTCGACAAAGCCGATGGCGACGATATCATTGGCGCAGAACACGCCATCCGGGCGCTCCGACAGCGCGGCGAAGGCCTCGGCGCCCGAGAACCCGGCCTCATAGCTGAAATTCCCGACCTCAACCTTTTGCGGCTCAGAGAGGCCACGCTCCAGCGCGCGGTCGCGAAAGCCCTGCCAGCGTTCGATATTGGTCGAGGCATCGGGAAAAGCCGCGACATAGCAAAGCCGCCTGTGCCCCTTGTCGATCAGGTGATCGGCGGCCATGCGGGCGCCGGTGATATTGTCACAGGTGACACCATGCCCGGCCGGGTCCGAGGACAGCCGGTTAAAAAAGATACAGGCGGTGCCGGCGGCGGTACATTCCTGCACCGCGCGCGAGGACATGGTGGCGGCGAGGATGATGATCAGATCAGGCTGATAGGTCAGCGCCTGTTCCACCGCCTCATCGATCCGCTCGGGCGCTTCGGCGGAGACCAGCATGACATTCATGCCGATCTCCTGGAGCGCTGTGGTCAGCCGGGTCATCACCTCCGGATAGAAAGGGTTGGTGATGCCCGCGACCACAAGGCCGACGATTCGCGTCCGCCTTGTGATCATCGACCGTGCGAAAGGGTTGGGCCGGTAGCCCATCTCTTCCGCGGCTTCCAGAACCTGGCGGCGGGTTTCCGGGGCAACGATGGCATCGGGATAGAAGGCGCGCGAGACGGTCGAAACCGACATCCCGAGCGAGCGGGCAAGATCCTTGACCGTCACCCGCTTGCGCGAACCACCTTTATTGCTGTCGTCACTCATAACCCTTGCTCCGGTCTTCAGGCTGCGTTGGAACCGCCATAGCGGCGAACGCGGATATTCGCCTGTTCTGCATGGCCCGCAAAGCCCTCAAGCATACAAAGCCGCGAGGCATATTCGCCGATCATCGCCGAAGCGGCGTCAGTGGTGACGCGCTGATAGGTGCAGGTCTTGATGAACTTGCCGACCCACAGCCCGCCGGTATAGCGCGCGGCCTTTTTGGTTGGCAGCGTGTGATTGGTGCCGATCACCTTGTCACCATAAGCAACATTGGTGCGTGGGCCAAGGAAGAGCGCGCCGAAATTCTGCATGTTTTTCAGGAAGTAATCCGGGTCGCGGGTCATGACCTGGACATGCTCATAGGCCAGATCATCGGCGACTTTCAGCATCTCCTCTTCACTGTCGCACAGGATCACCTGGCCGTAAGCCTCCCAGGCCTTGCGCGCGATATCGGCGGTCGGGAGCACGCCAAGCTGGCGCTCGATCTCGGCCAGGGTGTCATTGGCAAGCTTTTCCGAGGTGGTGATCAGCGCCGCCGGGCTGGTCGGGCCATGTTCGGCCTGGCCCAGAAGGTCGGTCGCACAGATCTCGCCATCAACGGTGTCGTCGGCGATCACCAGCGTCTCGGTCGGGCCGGCGAAAAGGTCGATGCCGACGCGGCCGTAAAGCTGACGCTTTGCTTCGGCGACAAAGGCATTGCCGGGGCCGACCAGCATATCGACTGGCGCGATGGTCTCGGTGCCGATCGCCATGGCGCCAATGGCCTGAACGCCGCCGAGGCAATAGATCTCATCGGCGCCGGCGAAATGCATCGCCGCGACGATGGCCGGATGCGGTTTGCCATGGAAGGGCGGCGCGCAGGCGATCACCCGCTTCACGCCGGCAACCTTGGCCGTCAGAACCGACATATGCGCCGAGGCGACCATCGGGTATTTACCACCCGGCACATAGCAGCCCACGGCTTCGACCGGCACATTGCGATGGCCGAGGAAGACGCCCGGCAGAGTTTCGACCTCCAGATCCTTCAGGCAATCGCGCTGCGCCTTTGCGAAGTTGCGGACCTGGGTCTGCGCGAAATGGATATCCTCCAGATCGCGGGGCGAAACTTCTGAAATCGCCTGCTGGATTTCAGTCTCTGAGAGGCGGAAGCTTGCCGGCGCATAGCCGTCAAATTTACCTGCCAGCTCGCGCACGGCGGCATCTCCGCGCGCCTCGATATCGGCAAGGATCGTCTCGACGGTTTCCTTAACGACGGCATCATTCGCCGAGATCGCTTCGGCCGTCTGTCCCTGCTTGAGGTATCTCATGATGGTGGTCCGGTTCCTGTGTGGTGGCCAGTCGGGAAAATCACGCGCGGGGACGGGAGCGGTCCCCGCGCGCAGGGGTTGCGGGCCGGGCTCAGCCGGCGCGACAAGGGTCAGGGCTGAACGGTCGGCTCGACCTTGGTCAGCTTGTAGAGATCAGCGGGCGGCTCGCAGTCCTGGCAGTTGATGCCCGGCTCGTTGGCGCCTGCCGGCACATCTGCGGGCAGTGCCTGGATGGTTGCGCCCTCAACCGGGGTGCCGTTCAGCGCCGAGTCGATGGAAAGCTCGGGCAGCAGCACCGGGTCCAGCACCTGGGTGACGAAGGAAGACGGCACGCGGTCGGCCGGGAAGGCATTGCAGCCATTCTCGAATTTCTCGCCTTCACAGATCTTCACATCGGCAGCCGGCACCCAGGGCAGCGGGAATTCGATATTCATCGGCTCCAGCTCGCGCTTGCCTTCAAGGATCTCCATCATCAGTTTGAACGCATAGCCCGATTGCGCCGGTGGCGAGCCAGCCGAGACACCTTTGAGGCCCTTGGCCTGCATGTCGGGATCTGCCAGCGCGAGGCGGAAGCCATTCGAGTTTTCACCGGTCATCGCGACAAGACGGGCGCCTGCATCAAGCAGCGCCTGGATAGCACCGAATTCACCGGCCTGGGCCCAGATGCCGTCGACATCCGGATGCGCGGCCAGCGCTTTGGCCGTTTCCTGCTGCGTGGTGCGGTCGTCCCAGTAGGAATAGTATTCCGCCACAACTTCGATGCCGGGATACTGGTTGAAGACATGCATCGCGCCATCGGTATGGCGCTTGTCGACCGAATTGCCAGGCACGCCGCGCGACAGGAAGATCTTGCCCTTGCCGCCCAGTTCGTTGACCAGCGCCTGAGCCGAATTCTCACCAAAGCCCGAGGTGATATAGCTGACATTGTAAGCGCAGGGCTCGGTGACGGTGGCGTCATAGGTGAAGAACAGGACCCCCTCATCGCAACCGCGTTTGATGGTGCGGTTCAGCGCGGTCGAGGAAATCGGGAACGTGATGATCCCATCGGCACCATCCTCGATCATGCTCTCATAGGCCGAGATCTGCGCCTGGGGGTCAGTGCCCGAGATCACCTCGATCAGCTCAACCGTCTCGTTATAGGGCGCTGTTGCCGCAAGGGCCTTAACGATATTCGCCGCCTCCGACTGCCAGGAGTTGCCGGAATAGGAGAGTGAGAGATAGATCTTGTATTTCTTGCCCTCTGCCGCAGCCGGGCCGGCGGCAAGCACACCTGCAGTGGCCAGAGCCAGCGCCGAAAGCGAGAGTTTCGCGAATGTGGTGGTCATGGTTTCGTTTCTCCTCCTGAAAATCTGTTGGTCTCTGCATCCGGCGCCCGCTCAGGCAGGCGCCGCCCTCCCCTGACCTCAGCCCTTGCGGACCAGGGCACGGATCTTCTCGAACACCTCGTCGCGCAGCAGCAGCAATGCGACGAGGATGATGGTGCCTTCGATGATCGTGCGAAGGCCGAATTGCAGCCCGATCGCCGAGATGATGGTGCCGAGCGTCGTCAGCAGGATCGCGCCGCCGACGGTGCCGAGGAACGAGCCGGAGCCGCCAAGGATCGACGAACCGCCGATCACCACCGCCGCAATCGAGGGCAGCATGTAATTGTCACCCATCCGCAGCGTGGCGCCGTTCGAATAGCCGGCCAGCATCATGCCGGTGAAACCGGCGCAGGCGGCGCTGATCACATAGGGCGCCACCTGTGCGGTCAGCATCGGGATGCCGGCGATGCGCGCGGCCTCGGGATTGGTGCCAAGCGCGTAGAGATAGCGGCCAAGCGTGGAACGCGACTGCACCAGCCAGCCGAACGCCACGAAGAGGATCACGAACACCACCGGCAGCGGCACGCCGGCAAGATGCGATTTCATCAGCCAGGTCAGCGCTTCGGGCGAGGCCCCGCGCGGCGTCCCCTTGGTCATGCCAAGCGCGACCGATGCCACGATAATCGAGGTCGCCATGGTCATGATGAAGGGCGGCACTTTCAGCCAGACGACGCCGATGGCGGTGGCAAGCCCCACCCCGGCGCAGATCACCACGACAAGCGGCAGGAGATACCATGCACCGGGATTACCCGCCCCCACGAGACTGGTCGCCAGCACCCCGCCAAGGGTGATCAGCGCCGGCAGTGACAGGTCAAGCCCGCCGGTCAGGATCACCAGCCCCTGGCCGAACGAAAGGACCACGAGGAAGGAGGCCAGCACCATCACGGTCTGCACCTGCGCCCATGAGCCGAGATTGGGGCTGATGAAGCGCGAGCCAAGCAGCATGAGGATGCAGATCGCAAAGACCGCGAGCGTCGAGATCGTCTCGCGTGAGATCCTGGCCGCGCCACGCCGGTCGGGGATGCTGCGTAACCTGAGGATTTTTCGGCTGAAGTGGAAGTAATCATCTGTTTCATCTCAGCGCTTCCCAAGGCCTGCGCGCCCGATGCCCGCCAGCACACCGCTGAAGACCACGCGAGGATCAGCACCGCGCCCTGGAAAATCCCGGTATAGAAAGAGGCGACGCCGCTGGAGAACAGCACCTTTTGCAACAGCATCAGAGTGCCCGCCCCATGACCGAGGCGAAAAGCCCTCCCTTGCCGCCCGTGAAAGCGGTGCCGCCAAGCGCCACGGCGGCAAAGGCCAGCATCAGCAGTGGCGTCCCGGCATTGGGGTTGCCGGTCGCGGTCTGCGCCGAGAGCATATAACCGCCAGCCCGTAAAGCATTCCGGCGCCGACAAAGGTCAGGAAGCGCGCCCGCGCCACCGGCACGCCGGAAAGCCGCGCCGCCTGTTCATCCTCGCCAATGGCGTAAAGCGCGACACCCCAGTCGGTGCGGCGGGCGAGGCTCCAGATCACGATCACCGCCAGCACGACCAGCCCGGAAACCGGCACCACCCCCAGAGCCGGTCAGTCAGCTCATAGCTCACCCAGTTGGCCACCTGGCCGCCGGGCGCATCAAGGATCACCAGTGCGATGCCCTGGCAGATGATCATCGTGGCCAAAGTCGCCGCGATAGCCTGGAGCCGCAGCCCCGCCACCAGCCAGCCATTGACCGCGCCGACCACCGCGCCGATGCCAAGACAGATCCCCAGCGAGGCCAGCGCCCCAGCTGGCCCCTGCAGGGGATAGACCGCCATCACCACATTGGTGAGCGAGACCACCCCGGCGAGCGAAAGGTCAAAGCCCCGCGACAATACCACCAGGGTCTGGCCTGCGGCGGCAAGCGCCAGCGGCACCGAATTGTTCACCAGATTGCCAAAGGCTCCCAGAGACCAGGCGCGCGGCTGCTGCCAGACATTGATCGCGTAAAGGATGACATAGATCAGCACGATGAGCACCGCGCCCTCGGTCAGAAGGCTTTTGAGCACCGGCTTTCGCTTCATTTGTCTCTGTTCAGTCGCGGAACTCATGCCGCCTCCCCTTTTGCGCGGGGAGCATGTTCCGCTCCCTGGCCCAACATGGACGCGACAAGGCGCTGTTCGGTGATCGCCTCGCCCTCGAAAACGCCATTCACGCGGCCGCCGTAAAACACCAGCGCGCGGTCGGCGAGCTGGACGATCTCGGGCAGTTCGGATGAGTAGAACAGCACCGAGCCGCCCTCATCGGCAAAGGCCCGGATCGCGTCATAGATCGCCTGTTTGGTGCCGACATCGACGCCCCGCGTCGGGTCGTAAAGCACCAGCGTGCGGGCCCCCGTCGCCATGGTGCGCGCGATCAGCGCCTTCTGCTGATTGCCGCCCGAGAGGTCTCCGATGGCAAAACCCAGATAGCGCGGGCTCAGATCAACCTTCGCGGCCGTCTCAAGCGCATGTTTTGCCTCTGCTTTCGGCCCGACAATCAGCGCGCGCGAG
This genomic interval carries:
- a CDS encoding TIM barrel protein; translated protein: MRFSANLGFLWADLPLPEAIRAAAQAGFDAVECHWPYETPSAQVKAALEETGLPMLGLNTRRGASGENGLAALPGREAERADAILEALAYADAIGAGAVHVMAGIASGPEADAAFRANLAFACARAGGRTILIEPLNPYDAPGYFLNSAEQAASIIEGLGHPPLKLMFDCYHLQICGGDICRRFERLLPLIGHVQIASVPDRGAPDHGELDYRAVLARIGALGWTAPIGAEYRPGRTTAETLCWLPAFREIPVSA
- a CDS encoding SDR family oxidoreductase, whose amino-acid sequence is MKIDLTGKRAFVTGATGGLGRAITIGLAASGARVALGYNSAAAGAEALAALMPGEGHLPLRAPVTDSAALAEAAAEIRAAFGGLDILVNCAGITRFVPHDDLDALEDQIIDDILAVNVRGVVATTRAMRPMLDASDRGAGGKAVIVNISSIAARTGMGSNIVYCASKAAVDNMTLSLARALSPKIRVLSVAPGLVDTDFVKSLSQDWRDEQAARTPLGALAQPEHIADAVVAAAGLLTYSTGAVIAVDGGRPLG
- a CDS encoding 3-hydroxyacyl-CoA dehydrogenase, which gives rise to MSGKAVIGIVGAGLVGSGWAVVFARAGHQVLVFDPSPEVRAKVIPWAQTALNDLAEVGLADDAGAALAKISVVESLSQAVSPADYIQESVFERVDVKTEVCRQIGPLLKAGAVVGSSSSGIPASAFTEDCANRNRFLISHPVNPPHLVPVVELVPAPWTDVDAVTSTRALMEAVGQVPVSLTREIEGFVLNRLQGALLNEAWALYDAGYATAADIDATVAHGLGLRWSFMGPFETIDLNAPGGVVDYAARLGPLYHSIAESRRDPQPWSADLIARISAERRAALPEGELAARRAWRDGRLTRLAAFRAREGAK
- a CDS encoding MBL fold metallo-hydrolase, which translates into the protein MTRLTAKRWATASRSRNWRSPREVLAGIGLTPEDVDTVFITHAHFDHFGNVEDFPNAKFYIQEREIAKWVWAMSLPERMRWMMVAVDPGDIVRGVELARDRRLITVNGAVENVLPGIDLHLAEDSHTYGSMWVTVRNDGQTQTADPWVLTGDLVYVFENVKGPGAAVDAGEIYVPVGLAVGSQTNLVLATEEMMKQAGYDAHRVIPVHEERLRDTFPSRITKDGLRISEICLADGEASKVA
- a CDS encoding LacI family DNA-binding transcriptional regulator — encoded protein: MSDDSNKGGSRKRVTVKDLARSLGMSVSTVSRAFYPDAIVAPETRRQVLEAAEEMGYRPNPFARSMITRRTRIVGLVVAGITNPFYPEVMTRLTTALQEIGMNVMLVSAEAPERIDEAVEQALTYQPDLIIILAATMSSRAVQECTAAGTACIFFNRLSSDPAGHGVTCDNITGARMAADHLIDKGHRRLCYVAAFPDASTNIERWQGFRDRALERGLSEPQKVEVGNFSYEAGFSGAEAFAALSERPDGVFCANDIVAIGFVEGVRARLGIGAPLDISVVGFDDIAMASWPSHSLTTIPQPIDQMLAVTVDLAARLAADPGTPVELHRIAPKPLIERGTTAGRQE
- the hisD gene encoding histidinol dehydrogenase: MRYLKQGQTAEAISANDAVVKETVETILADIEARGDAAVRELAGKFDGYAPASFRLSETEIQQAISEVSPRDLEDIHFAQTQVRNFAKAQRDCLKDLEVETLPGVFLGHRNVPVEAVGCYVPGGKYPMVASAHMSVLTAKVAGVKRVIACAPPFHGKPHPAIVAAMHFAGADEIYCLGGVQAIGAMAIGTETIAPVDMLVGPGNAFVAEAKRQLYGRVGIDLFAGPTETLVIADDTVDGEICATDLLGQAEHGPTSPAALITTSEKLANDTLAEIERQLGVLPTADIARKAWEAYGQVILCDSEEEMLKVADDLAYEHVQVMTRDPDYFLKNMQNFGALFLGPRTNVAYGDKVIGTNHTLPTKKAARYTGGLWVGKFIKTCTYQRVTTDAASAMIGEYASRLCMLEGFAGHAEQANIRVRRYGGSNAA
- a CDS encoding sugar ABC transporter substrate-binding protein translates to MTTTFAKLSLSALALATAGVLAAGPAAAEGKKYKIYLSLSYSGNSWQSEAANIVKALAATAPYNETVELIEVISGTDPQAQISAYESMIEDGADGIITFPISSTALNRTIKRGCDEGVLFFTYDATVTEPCAYNVSYITSGFGENSAQALVNELGGKGKIFLSRGVPGNSVDKRHTDGAMHVFNQYPGIEVVAEYYSYWDDRTTQQETAKALAAHPDVDGIWAQAGEFGAIQALLDAGARLVAMTGENSNGFRLALADPDMQAKGLKGVSAGSPPAQSGYAFKLMMEILEGKRELEPMNIEFPLPWVPAADVKICEGEKFENGCNAFPADRVPSSFVTQVLDPVLLPELSIDSALNGTPVEGATIQALPADVPAGANEPGINCQDCEPPADLYKLTKVEPTVQP
- a CDS encoding ABC transporter permease; this encodes MLLGSRFISPNLGSWAQVQTVMVLASFLVVLSFGQGLVILTGGLDLSLPALITLGGVLATSLVGAGNPGAWYLLPLVVVICAGVGLATAIGVVWLKVPPFIMTMATSIIVASVALGMTKGTPRGASPEALTWLMKSHLAGVPLPVVFVILFVAFGWLVQSRSTLGRYLYALGTNPEAARIAGIPMLTAQVAPYVISAACAGFTGMMLAGYSNGATLRMGDNYMLPSIAAVVIGGSSILGGSGSFLGTVGGAILLTTLGTIISAIGLQFGLRTIIEGTIILVALLLLRDEVFEKIRALVRKG